One Pseudomonas sp. MH9.2 DNA segment encodes these proteins:
- the yaaA gene encoding peroxide stress protein YaaA — MLMVISPAKTLDFETPPATARFTLPQYLDHSQELMVQLRELTPVQIGELMHLSDKLSGLNAARFGSWTPAFTPANAKQALLAFKGDVYTGLQAENFTDADFTYAQDHLRMLSGLYGLLRPLDLMQPYRLEMGTKLSNDRGKDLYAFWGTHISEWLNQALADQGDDVLLNLASNEYFSAVKRSTLNARIINTEFRDWKNGQYKIISFYAKKARGMMSRFVIKERIDNPDALKQFNEHGYCYSPAHSKADTLVFLRETADQ, encoded by the coding sequence ATGCTGATGGTGATTTCCCCAGCCAAAACCCTCGATTTCGAAACCCCGCCGGCAACCGCACGCTTCACGTTGCCGCAGTACCTGGATCACTCTCAGGAACTGATGGTTCAACTGCGTGAGTTGACCCCCGTGCAGATCGGCGAACTGATGCATCTATCGGACAAGCTCTCGGGGCTTAATGCCGCACGTTTCGGTAGCTGGACGCCGGCTTTCACCCCAGCGAACGCCAAGCAGGCGCTGCTGGCGTTCAAGGGGGATGTCTACACCGGGTTGCAAGCCGAAAATTTCACCGACGCCGACTTCACCTATGCCCAGGACCATCTGCGCATGCTCTCCGGCCTTTATGGCCTGTTGCGCCCGCTGGACCTAATGCAGCCTTACCGGCTGGAGATGGGCACCAAACTGAGCAACGACCGCGGCAAAGACCTCTATGCGTTCTGGGGCACGCACATCAGTGAGTGGCTGAACCAGGCGCTGGCCGACCAAGGCGATGACGTGTTGCTGAATCTGGCCTCCAATGAGTACTTCTCGGCGGTGAAGCGCTCTACCCTCAATGCGCGGATCATCAACACCGAATTCCGCGACTGGAAGAACGGGCAGTACAAAATTATCAGTTTCTACGCGAAAAAAGCCCGGGGAATGATGAGCCGTTTTGTGATCAAAGAGCGCATCGACAATCCCGATGCACTAAAACAGTTCAATGAGCACGGCTATTGTTACAGCCCGGCG
- a CDS encoding polysaccharide deacetylase family protein, whose product MRIVLFISVCLFCFNAQAAGPAVPAMLDRSVWPEHLTSPVLFDVASRAEILAFAHALLVSESQDEAGLKARLGLKKINMVSLNLIRQRLWARLLENYQFAQQSCEQDASFCVLVEDMEMLRERADNFQVADDSFYAAWAVPSRAFHERYLNELLRMAALFPLVSSEIERYNSDELTGDELNDRAFLLTFDSGPTVVGGTTDWLTEYLRQQKLNAAFFVLGKNMQMRLEKSSVPEVQGLYKQQCVGLQGWEYRSHSQWSDWQNSVQRSAVLLQQVLPDNYLPLFRPPYGHRRADSAEYFRAQGLKVSLWNIDSQDWNRNISAQQASERVLTLMLLWRRGVIVFHDIHNKVETALPWLIANTAQSGLRWQDCHDYP is encoded by the coding sequence GTGCGCATTGTTTTATTCATCTCGGTCTGCCTGTTCTGCTTCAACGCTCAGGCGGCCGGGCCTGCTGTGCCCGCCATGCTGGATCGCAGCGTATGGCCTGAGCATTTGACCTCGCCGGTCTTGTTCGATGTCGCCTCGCGCGCCGAGATTCTGGCCTTTGCGCATGCCTTGCTGGTTAGCGAAAGCCAGGATGAAGCGGGCCTTAAAGCGCGTCTGGGGCTGAAGAAAATCAACATGGTTTCGCTGAATTTGATCCGCCAGCGTCTGTGGGCGCGCTTGTTGGAGAATTACCAGTTTGCGCAACAGAGCTGCGAGCAGGACGCCTCTTTCTGCGTACTGGTCGAGGACATGGAGATGTTGCGCGAGCGGGCCGACAATTTTCAGGTCGCCGATGATTCGTTCTATGCGGCCTGGGCGGTACCGAGCCGGGCGTTTCACGAGCGCTACCTGAACGAGCTGCTGCGCATGGCGGCCTTGTTCCCGCTGGTCAGCAGCGAAATCGAGCGTTACAACTCAGACGAACTCACGGGCGATGAACTCAATGACCGGGCATTTCTGCTCACCTTCGACAGTGGCCCGACAGTCGTCGGTGGCACCACGGATTGGTTAACCGAGTACCTGCGCCAGCAAAAGCTCAACGCTGCTTTTTTCGTACTGGGCAAAAACATGCAGATGCGCCTGGAAAAAAGCTCCGTGCCGGAGGTACAGGGGCTCTATAAGCAGCAATGCGTGGGCTTGCAGGGCTGGGAATACCGTTCACACAGCCAGTGGTCCGACTGGCAGAACTCGGTTCAGCGCAGCGCCGTGCTGTTGCAGCAGGTGTTGCCCGACAACTACCTGCCGTTGTTCCGTCCCCCTTACGGTCACCGCCGGGCCGACAGCGCCGAATATTTCCGCGCCCAGGGGCTGAAGGTTTCGCTGTGGAATATCGATTCTCAGGATTGGAACCGAAACATTTCCGCCCAACAGGCCAGCGAGCGGGTCTTGACCCTGATGCTGCTGTGGCGACGCGGGGTCATTGTATTTCATGACATCCACAATAAAGTCGAGACGGCGTTGCCTTGGCTGATCGCCAATACGGCACAAAGTGGACTTCGATGGCAGGATTGTCACGACTACCCCTGA
- a CDS encoding PhoH family protein — protein MDDHGRTPSSNQPILYVLDTNVLIHDPNALLNFEEHHVTIPMTVLEELDKLKAGKHSVAAECRQAIRLIDKTLGNATPEEVEQGVPIDRGTGICKGFLSILMNKRAEPNSLLPEHLNDNIIINQLIDLHVRNKDLPVVLVTKDINMRLKARACGIAAEDYSTDQLVDDVSMLSRGYHTMTGSFWDRVSKVETRQDHGRTWHRVQLIDNLPAVHINEFIIDAQGFVGWIKGIQADELLILDMHQEPLLHQEAWGLKPRDIYQGLALFALLDPDIHLVNLSGAAGSGKTILALAAAIEQTMVSKRYRRIIATRSVQGLDQEIGFLPGTEAEKMEPWLGAITDNLEALHMDDENTHGSVDYILSKVPLQFKSLNYIRGRSFQQSLILIDECQNLTPHQMKTIITRAGSGSKVVCLGNLAQIDTPYLSATSSGLTYLTERFKDFPNGVHITLQGVPRSILAEYAESHL, from the coding sequence ATGGATGATCACGGACGCACCCCTTCTTCTAACCAGCCAATCCTTTACGTGCTCGATACCAACGTATTGATCCATGATCCAAACGCACTGCTGAATTTCGAAGAGCATCACGTCACTATCCCCATGACCGTCCTCGAAGAGCTGGACAAGCTCAAGGCCGGCAAGCATTCGGTTGCTGCCGAGTGCCGTCAGGCGATTCGTCTGATCGACAAGACACTGGGCAACGCGACACCGGAGGAGGTTGAACAGGGCGTACCGATCGATCGTGGCACAGGCATCTGCAAAGGCTTTCTTTCGATCCTGATGAACAAGCGGGCCGAGCCCAACAGCTTGTTGCCCGAGCACCTGAACGACAACATCATCATTAACCAATTGATCGACCTGCACGTGCGCAATAAGGACTTGCCTGTAGTGCTGGTGACCAAAGACATCAACATGCGCCTCAAGGCGCGGGCGTGTGGGATCGCCGCAGAGGATTACAGCACCGACCAACTGGTCGACGACGTGTCCATGCTGTCGCGCGGCTACCACACCATGACCGGCTCCTTCTGGGACCGTGTCAGCAAGGTCGAAACTCGCCAGGATCACGGCCGCACATGGCATCGGGTGCAACTCATCGACAACCTGCCGGCAGTGCACATCAATGAGTTCATCATCGATGCGCAAGGTTTTGTCGGCTGGATCAAAGGTATCCAGGCCGATGAACTGCTGATTCTCGACATGCATCAGGAGCCTTTGTTGCACCAGGAAGCCTGGGGCCTGAAGCCACGGGACATCTACCAAGGCCTGGCGTTGTTTGCCTTGCTTGATCCAGACATCCATCTGGTCAATCTGTCGGGCGCAGCCGGTTCGGGTAAAACCATTCTCGCCTTGGCGGCAGCCATCGAGCAGACCATGGTCAGCAAGCGCTATCGGCGCATTATCGCCACCCGCAGCGTGCAGGGGCTGGATCAGGAGATTGGCTTCCTACCCGGCACCGAAGCAGAAAAAATGGAGCCGTGGCTCGGCGCCATCACTGATAACCTGGAAGCGCTGCACATGGATGACGAAAACACCCATGGCAGTGTCGACTACATCCTCAGCAAAGTGCCGTTGCAGTTCAAATCCCTCAACTACATCCGTGGACGCAGTTTCCAGCAAAGCCTGATCCTGATCGACGAATGCCAGAACCTCACACCGCACCAGATGAAAACCATCATCACCCGTGCCGGTTCCGGTTCCAAAGTGGTCTGCCTGGGTAACCTGGCGCAAATCGATACCCCGTACCTGTCGGCCACCAGTTCTGGCCTCACTTACCTGACGGAGCGTTTCAAAGACTTCCCCAATGGTGTGCACATCACCCTGCAAGGGGTGCCACGTTCGATCCTCGCTGAGTATGCGGAGAGCCATTTGTAA
- the moaC gene encoding cyclic pyranopterin monophosphate synthase MoaC — protein MLTHLDSQGRANMVDVTDKNVTFREAVAQAFVRMRPETLQMIVSGGHPKGDVFAVARIAGIQAAKKTSDLIPLCHPLLLTGVKVELSADGEDAVRIVARCKLSGQTGVEMEALTAASVAALTIYDMCKAVDRGMIIENVRLLEKLGGKSGHFIAEEPVDAQ, from the coding sequence GTGCTAACTCATCTCGATTCCCAAGGTCGCGCCAATATGGTCGACGTCACCGACAAAAACGTGACGTTCCGTGAGGCTGTGGCCCAAGCGTTTGTGCGTATGCGCCCTGAAACCCTGCAAATGATTGTCAGTGGTGGTCATCCCAAAGGGGACGTGTTCGCCGTGGCACGTATTGCCGGCATTCAAGCGGCAAAGAAAACCTCGGATTTGATCCCGCTGTGTCATCCGTTGCTGCTGACCGGCGTCAAGGTCGAGTTGAGCGCGGACGGTGAAGATGCGGTGCGCATCGTCGCCCGCTGCAAACTGTCCGGGCAGACCGGCGTGGAAATGGAAGCGCTGACGGCGGCGAGTGTCGCTGCGCTGACTATCTATGACATGTGCAAGGCGGTGGATCGCGGCATGATCATCGAAAACGTCCGCCTGCTGGAAAAGCTCGGCGGTAAGAGTGGTCACTTCATTGCTGAAGAGCCGGTGGACGCGCAATGA
- a CDS encoding MoaD/ThiS family protein yields MTFKVLYFARYREALGLDTETVDGEFATLDALRTHLVLRGGVWQVLAEQNLMCARNEELCQLDEPLVSGDEVAFFPTVTGG; encoded by the coding sequence ATGACCTTTAAAGTCCTGTATTTCGCTCGTTATCGCGAGGCCTTGGGGCTGGATACCGAAACGGTAGACGGCGAGTTCGCCACCCTCGACGCACTGCGTACGCATTTGGTACTGCGTGGTGGTGTGTGGCAGGTGTTGGCCGAACAAAACCTGATGTGCGCCCGCAACGAGGAGCTGTGTCAGCTCGACGAGCCGCTGGTATCAGGCGATGAAGTGGCGTTCTTCCCTACCGTGACCGGAGGCTGA
- the moaE gene encoding molybdopterin synthase catalytic subunit MoaE encodes MAIRVQTAAFDPGVEVNALHAANVGVGAVVSFIGYVRDFNEGREVAGMFLEHYPGMTEKALGKIAAEAEQRWPLLRLEVLHRVGALEPGEPIVFVGVASAHRQAAFDACAFVMDYLKTRAPFWKKETSLDGPHWVEGRDSDHAAAGRWVDKT; translated from the coding sequence ATGGCAATTCGGGTGCAGACAGCTGCGTTCGATCCGGGCGTCGAAGTGAATGCCTTGCACGCTGCCAATGTGGGGGTTGGTGCGGTGGTCAGCTTCATTGGCTATGTGCGCGACTTCAACGAGGGGCGGGAGGTCGCGGGGATGTTCCTGGAGCATTACCCCGGCATGACCGAAAAGGCGCTTGGCAAAATCGCCGCTGAAGCCGAACAGCGCTGGCCTTTGCTCAGACTAGAGGTGCTGCACCGGGTGGGCGCTCTGGAGCCGGGCGAGCCAATAGTCTTTGTCGGCGTTGCCAGTGCTCACCGGCAAGCGGCATTCGATGCCTGCGCGTTCGTGATGGACTATCTGAAAACCCGCGCACCGTTCTGGAAGAAAGAGACCTCCCTCGACGGCCCACACTGGGTCGAAGGCCGCGACAGTGATCACGCGGCGGCGGGGCGTTGGGTCGATAAGACCTGA
- the rhlB gene encoding ATP-dependent RNA helicase RhlB: MTVLRALKKMFGKSEAEQLAPSPIAPSPAAIGPTEGDQRPHNAKKSVPASTPVQDQHTHIESAKVEQPKAERPRRERAPKPPVIAWKPEDFVVEPQEGKTRFHDFNLSPELMHAIHDLGFPYCTPIQAEVLGFTLAGKDAIGRAQTGTGKTAAFLISIITQLEQTPPPKERYMGEPRALIIAPTRELVVQIAKDAASLTKYTGLNVMTFVGGMDFDKQLKQLEARHCDILVATPGRLLDFNQRGEVHLDMVEVMVLDEADRMLDMGFIPQVRQIIRQTPHKGERQTLLFSATFTEDVMNLAKQWTTDPAIVEIEAENVASEMVEQHIYAVAAADKYKLLYNLVTENNWERVMVFANRKDEVRRIEERLVRDGVNAAQLSGDVPQHKRIKTLEGFREGKIRVLVATDVAGRGIHIDGISHVINFTLPEVPDDYVHRIGRTGRAGASGVSISFAGEDDSYQLPSIEALLGRKISCETPPTELLKPVVRKSAQPL; the protein is encoded by the coding sequence ATGACCGTGCTCAGAGCACTCAAAAAGATGTTCGGTAAAAGCGAGGCTGAGCAGCTCGCGCCCAGCCCCATCGCTCCTTCGCCTGCTGCTATCGGCCCAACCGAGGGCGATCAACGGCCACACAACGCAAAAAAATCGGTACCTGCCAGCACGCCTGTCCAGGATCAGCACACGCACATCGAATCCGCAAAAGTCGAACAACCCAAGGCCGAGCGCCCGCGCCGTGAACGCGCACCAAAACCACCGGTCATCGCCTGGAAGCCTGAAGACTTCGTCGTAGAGCCACAGGAAGGCAAAACCCGCTTTCACGACTTCAACCTGTCGCCCGAACTGATGCACGCCATCCACGACCTGGGTTTCCCGTATTGCACGCCAATCCAGGCCGAAGTATTGGGCTTTACCCTCGCGGGCAAAGACGCCATCGGTCGCGCGCAAACCGGCACCGGCAAAACCGCCGCATTCTTGATTTCGATCATTACGCAGCTGGAACAGACCCCGCCACCCAAAGAGCGCTACATGGGCGAACCGCGTGCCCTGATCATCGCCCCAACCCGCGAGCTGGTGGTGCAGATCGCCAAGGATGCGGCCAGCCTGACCAAATACACCGGCCTCAACGTCATGACATTCGTCGGAGGCATGGACTTCGACAAGCAGCTCAAGCAGCTCGAAGCCCGCCACTGCGACATTCTGGTGGCCACACCGGGCCGTCTGCTGGACTTCAACCAGCGCGGCGAAGTGCACCTGGACATGGTCGAAGTTATGGTTCTGGACGAAGCCGACCGCATGCTCGACATGGGCTTCATCCCGCAAGTGCGCCAGATTATTCGCCAGACCCCACACAAGGGCGAACGCCAGACCCTGCTGTTCTCCGCGACCTTCACCGAAGACGTGATGAACCTCGCCAAACAGTGGACCACCGATCCGGCCATCGTCGAAATCGAAGCGGAAAACGTGGCCAGCGAAATGGTCGAGCAGCATATCTATGCCGTGGCAGCCGCCGACAAGTACAAGTTGCTCTACAACCTCGTAACCGAGAACAACTGGGAACGCGTGATGGTCTTCGCCAACCGCAAGGATGAAGTGCGGCGCATCGAAGAGCGTCTGGTGCGTGATGGCGTAAACGCCGCGCAGTTGTCCGGCGATGTCCCGCAGCACAAACGCATCAAGACCCTGGAAGGCTTCCGCGAAGGTAAAATTCGTGTCTTGGTGGCCACCGATGTCGCAGGTCGCGGGATTCATATCGACGGCATCAGCCACGTGATCAACTTCACCCTGCCCGAAGTGCCGGACGATTATGTGCACCGCATCGGCCGTACCGGTCGTGCTGGCGCCAGCGGTGTCTCGATCAGCTTTGCCGGGGAAGATGACTCCTATCAGTTGCCTTCGATCGAGGCGCTGTTAGGCCGCAAGATCAGCTGCGAAACGCCACCAACCGAGTTGTTGAAACCGGTGGTGCGCAAGAGCGCTCAGCCTTTGTAA
- a CDS encoding alpha/beta hydrolase yields MTTPLTLQPVKTADACVIWLHGLGADRYDFMPVAETLQATLLTTRFVLPQAPTRAVTINGGYEMPSWYDILAMSPARAISHEQLETSAQMLLNLIEEQSDSGIDPARIFLAGFSQGGAVVLHTAFLRWQGPLGGVLALSTYAPTFSDQLTLSASQQRTPAYCLHGHYDDVVQNSMGRTAYEYLKALGVTATWQEYPMGHEVLPQEITDIGVWLAQKLR; encoded by the coding sequence ATGACCACCCCTTTGACCCTCCAACCCGTAAAGACCGCCGATGCCTGCGTCATCTGGTTACATGGCTTGGGCGCCGACCGTTACGATTTCATGCCTGTCGCTGAAACGCTGCAAGCCACGTTGCTGACAACACGCTTCGTTTTGCCCCAGGCCCCGACCCGCGCAGTCACCATAAATGGTGGCTACGAGATGCCCAGCTGGTACGACATTCTGGCCATGAGCCCGGCCCGGGCCATCAGTCACGAGCAGCTTGAGACATCGGCTCAGATGCTCCTGAACCTGATCGAAGAGCAGAGCGACAGCGGCATCGACCCGGCACGAATCTTCCTGGCCGGTTTCTCCCAAGGTGGCGCGGTGGTATTGCACACCGCATTCCTGCGCTGGCAGGGGCCATTGGGCGGTGTGCTTGCGCTGTCCACTTACGCGCCTACCTTCAGTGATCAACTGACCCTTTCTGCGAGCCAACAACGGACCCCCGCGTATTGCTTGCACGGGCACTATGATGATGTGGTGCAAAATTCCATGGGGCGCACCGCGTATGAGTACCTGAAAGCCTTGGGCGTCACCGCAACATGGCAGGAATACCCAATGGGCCACGAAGTGTTACCGCAGGAAATTACCGACATTGGCGTTTGGTTGGCGCAAAAGCTGCGTTAA
- a CDS encoding amino acid ABC transporter substrate-binding protein, giving the protein MKMLKSTLAVLTAAAVLGVSSFAHAGATLDAIHKKGFVQCGVSDGLPGFSVPDSTGKILGIDADVCRAVAAAVFGDATKVKFSQLNAKERFTALQSGEIDVLSRNTTWTSSRDAGMGLVFAGVTYYDGVGFLVNKKLGVKSAKELDGATICIQAGTTTELNVSDFFRANKLKYTPITFDTSDESAKSLESGRCDVLTSDKSQLFAQRSKLASPDDYVVMPETISKEPLGPVVRKGDEDWFSIVKWTLFAMVNAEEMGVTSKNVVEEAKASKNPDVARLLGTDGEYGKDLKLPKDWVVQIVKQVGNYGEVFERNLGQSTPLKIDRGLNALWNNGGIQYAPPVR; this is encoded by the coding sequence ATGAAGATGTTGAAATCCACCCTGGCTGTACTGACGGCGGCAGCGGTTCTCGGTGTTAGCAGTTTTGCTCACGCAGGCGCGACCCTCGACGCCATTCACAAAAAGGGTTTTGTTCAGTGCGGTGTCAGTGATGGCCTGCCAGGTTTTTCGGTTCCAGACTCGACAGGCAAGATCCTGGGTATCGACGCTGACGTTTGTCGCGCTGTCGCTGCTGCTGTCTTTGGTGACGCTACCAAGGTCAAGTTCAGTCAGTTGAACGCCAAAGAGCGCTTCACTGCGCTGCAATCGGGCGAAATCGACGTGCTGTCGCGTAACACCACCTGGACCAGTTCCCGTGACGCGGGCATGGGCCTGGTGTTTGCCGGCGTGACGTACTACGACGGCGTTGGCTTTCTGGTAAACAAAAAGCTGGGTGTTAAAAGCGCCAAGGAACTGGATGGCGCGACCATCTGTATCCAGGCCGGTACTACGACTGAGCTGAACGTTTCCGACTTCTTCCGCGCCAACAAGCTTAAGTACACCCCGATCACGTTCGACACCTCTGACGAAAGCGCCAAGTCGCTGGAAAGCGGTCGTTGTGATGTGCTGACCTCCGACAAATCGCAGCTGTTCGCACAGCGTAGCAAACTGGCGAGCCCAGACGATTACGTGGTAATGCCTGAGACCATCTCCAAGGAGCCACTGGGCCCTGTCGTGCGTAAGGGCGACGAAGACTGGTTCTCCATCGTCAAGTGGACCCTGTTCGCCATGGTTAACGCTGAGGAAATGGGCGTTACGTCGAAAAACGTTGTAGAAGAAGCTAAAGCCAGCAAAAACCCGGACGTTGCTCGCTTGCTCGGTACTGACGGTGAATACGGTAAAGACCTGAAACTGCCGAAAGACTGGGTCGTACAGATCGTTAAACAGGTCGGTAACTACGGCGAAGTCTTTGAGAGGAACCTCGGACAAAGCACTCCGCTGAAGATCGACCGTGGTCTGAACGCGCTGTGGAACAACGGCGGCATTCAATACGCACCTCCAGTGCGCTGA
- a CDS encoding amino acid ABC transporter permease, with the protein MQNQIGAPKQRFSLSDPKVRAWLFQIITIGVVIFMGWYLFDNTQTNLQHRGITSGFGFLDRSAGFGIAQHLIDYTESDTYARVFVIGLLNTLLVTVIGVVLATLLGFIVGVARLSPNWMISKLATVYVEVFRNIPPLLQILFWYFAVFLTMPGPRGSHSIGGMFFFSNRGLNMPGATLTDAFWPFLGSVVVAVVAVILMVRWANKRFEATGVPFHKFWAGLVLMVVIPALCVLISGNPLHWEMPELKGFNFVGGWVMIPELLALTIALTVYTAAFIAEIVRSGIKSVSHGQTEAARSLGLRPGPTLRKVIIPQALRVIIPPLTSQYLNLAKNSSLAAGIGYPEMVSLFAGTVLNQTGQAIEVIAITMSVYLAISISISLLMNWYNKRIALIER; encoded by the coding sequence ATGCAAAATCAAATCGGCGCACCAAAGCAGAGGTTTTCCCTCAGCGATCCTAAAGTGCGTGCGTGGCTATTCCAGATCATCACGATTGGCGTGGTGATCTTCATGGGTTGGTATCTGTTCGATAACACCCAGACAAACCTTCAGCATCGCGGTATCACGTCCGGGTTCGGCTTCCTTGATCGGAGCGCCGGTTTTGGCATCGCTCAACATTTGATCGATTACACCGAATCCGACACGTATGCACGGGTGTTCGTTATCGGTCTGCTGAACACTTTGCTGGTGACGGTCATTGGTGTCGTGCTGGCGACGCTGCTGGGCTTCATCGTTGGCGTTGCCCGGTTGTCACCTAACTGGATGATCAGCAAGCTAGCCACGGTTTACGTCGAGGTTTTCCGTAATATCCCGCCATTGCTGCAAATTCTGTTTTGGTACTTCGCCGTCTTCCTGACCATGCCGGGTCCGCGCGGCAGCCATAGCATTGGCGGTATGTTCTTTTTCAGTAATCGCGGCTTGAACATGCCGGGCGCGACCCTGACCGACGCTTTCTGGCCGTTTCTGGGCAGCGTGGTGGTGGCCGTCGTCGCCGTCATTCTGATGGTCCGCTGGGCCAACAAACGCTTCGAAGCCACCGGCGTGCCTTTCCACAAGTTCTGGGCTGGCCTGGTCTTGATGGTGGTGATTCCGGCGCTGTGCGTTCTGATATCGGGCAATCCGCTGCACTGGGAAATGCCGGAGCTCAAAGGCTTCAACTTTGTCGGCGGCTGGGTAATGATCCCGGAACTGCTGGCCCTGACCATCGCCTTGACCGTGTACACAGCGGCGTTTATCGCCGAAATCGTGCGTTCCGGGATCAAGTCGGTGAGCCACGGTCAGACCGAGGCGGCGCGCTCGTTGGGCCTGCGCCCTGGCCCGACCCTGCGCAAGGTCATCATCCCGCAAGCCCTGCGGGTGATCATTCCACCGCTGACCAGCCAATACCTGAACCTGGCGAAGAACTCTTCGCTGGCAGCCGGTATCGGTTACCCGGAAATGGTTTCGTTGTTTGCTGGCACGGTGCTCAATCAGACCGGTCAGGCTATCGAGGTGATTGCGATCACCATGAGCGTTTACCTGGCGATCAGTATCAGCATTTCGCTGCTGATGAACTGGTACAACAAGCGCATTGCGCTGATCGAACGGTGA
- a CDS encoding amino acid ABC transporter permease has translation MTTHTFKPDMPPPTLSVGVVAWMRANLFSSWLNTLLTLFAFYLVWLIVPPLLGWTIFDANWVGTTRADCTKAGACWVFIEQRFGQFMYGYYPVELRWRIDLTVLLAVIGAAPLFVSKFPRKAVYGLCFLVIYPTVAYFLMHGGTFGLANVATSQWGGLMLTLVIATVGIAGALPLGIVLALGRRSKMPAIRVVCVTFIEFWRGVPLITVLFMSSVMLPLFLPEGMSFDKLLRALIGVILFQSAYVAEVVRGGLQAIPKGQYEAAAAMGLGYWRSMGLVILPQALKLVIPGIVNTFIALFKDTSLVIIIGLFDLLNSVKQAAADPKWLGMATEGYVFAALVFWIFCFGMSRYSMHLERKLDTGHKR, from the coding sequence ATGACAACCCATACTTTCAAACCCGACATGCCACCCCCCACGCTAAGCGTGGGTGTCGTGGCGTGGATGCGGGCCAACCTGTTCTCCAGTTGGCTCAATACCCTGCTGACGCTGTTTGCTTTCTACCTGGTCTGGTTGATCGTTCCGCCTTTATTGGGATGGACGATTTTCGATGCCAACTGGGTCGGTACCACCCGCGCCGACTGCACCAAGGCCGGTGCATGCTGGGTGTTCATCGAGCAACGTTTCGGCCAGTTCATGTACGGCTACTACCCCGTCGAACTGCGCTGGCGCATCGACCTGACCGTGTTGTTGGCGGTTATCGGTGCCGCGCCCTTGTTTGTCTCGAAGTTCCCACGCAAGGCCGTTTACGGGCTGTGCTTTCTGGTGATCTACCCGACTGTGGCGTACTTCCTGATGCACGGCGGCACTTTCGGCCTGGCCAACGTGGCGACCAGCCAATGGGGCGGCTTGATGCTGACCCTGGTCATCGCCACCGTAGGCATCGCCGGCGCTCTGCCACTGGGTATTGTGCTGGCCTTGGGTCGACGTTCGAAAATGCCGGCGATTCGTGTGGTCTGCGTGACGTTCATCGAGTTCTGGCGCGGCGTTCCGTTGATTACCGTGCTGTTCATGTCCTCGGTGATGTTGCCGTTGTTCCTGCCCGAAGGCATGAGCTTCGACAAGTTGCTACGGGCCTTGATCGGGGTGATCCTGTTCCAGTCGGCCTATGTGGCTGAAGTGGTGCGCGGTGGTTTGCAGGCCATCCCCAAAGGTCAGTACGAAGCGGCCGCTGCCATGGGCCTGGGTTACTGGCGCAGCATGGGTCTGGTGATTCTGCCGCAAGCGTTGAAACTGGTGATTCCGGGCATCGTGAACACCTTTATTGCCCTGTTCAAGGACACCAGTCTGGTGATCATCATTGGCTTGTTCGACCTGCTCAACAGCGTCAAGCAAGCCGCCGCCGACCCGAAATGGCTCGGTATGGCCACCGAAGGCTATGTCTTCGCGGCCCTGGTGTTCTGGATCTTCTGTTTCGGCATGTCCCGCTACTCCATGCATTTGGAGCGTAAGTTGGACACAGGCCACAAGCGTTAG